The nucleotide window CCTAGTGCAAAGCCGAGAGGTAGCATGATGGTCAGCACAGCTGCTTGGCTCTTAAGGAACACAGAAGAAACGTACATAGCAATCGCGAAGGTCCAAGGGTGCGATTTCACGACGTCTTCAACTAAGCTGATAATGTAAGGCTTGTTGTAAGCAATAATGGTGTCACTCATCCAGGCAATACCAAAGATGATGATGACCGCACTCATACCAGCGATGAACACGTTGGTGTTGACGATTTTTTTAGGGTCAACATTGGTGGTTAGTAAGATGATAGCGCCGACAGAGAGCATCAAGAACTGCAAAGCGGTCGATGTTTTTACGCCATCAGGCAGTAGACCCAGATCTTTACCAAACATAGCAACGCAAATGACAGTCAAAATACCGAGTAAAAATACAGTTAGGCCGCGTTTGGCGGTTTGACTCTCTTTGATGCCAGCATCACCTGTGCTTGCTTCACTGGTGTCGATAAGCTGCGCTTTGAACTGTGGGTCTTTCATGCGCTCCAGAAACTCTGGATCGTCATTCAAATCTTTACCACGCTTTAAGCTCCAAGTCGCAGCAATCAATACGCCCGTTAATGTCGCAGGAATAGTCACCATTAACACTTGACCCAAAGAGATGTCTAGGTGGTTGGTCGCAGCCGTTGCCATAACTACCGCCGCTGCCGCTGCAATAGGGCTAGCTGTGATGCCCATTTGAGAGGCGACGGTCGCAATAGCCATTGGGCGTTCTGGACGAATACCACGCTTAATACTGACGTCATAAATAACAGGAAGAAGTGGATACACTGAGTGACCCGTTCCGACCATTACCGTCAGTGAATAAGTACACAAAGGACCAAGGAAGACGACTTTAGATGGGTGCTTACGAAGCAATTTTTCTGCGTATTGGACGAGTAATTTTAGACCGCCTGTTGCTTCAAGCGTTGCAGACGCCGCAACAACCGCAAGAATGATGAGCATAACGCCAATAGGGGGCGTACCGGGAGCAATGCCAAAGAAGAAACTAAGAATGGAAACGCCTAAGCCACCAAGTAGACCAAACGCAATTCCACCATAACGAATACCGACAAAAATGACTGCCAGAAGCAGCAGCATGTGAACATAAAACATAACAACTCCTTTTAATAGCGACAGAGTTATTATTCGCCCGTATGCAGTCCGAAATACTGATCTAGATGCGGAAAATCTTGTAAATTCGGATGGGTGTGTAAAATTGTACACAGGGTCACATTGTTGCGAGTGAGATCAATATGTGACTGAAATGAAACAAAAAAGCGGAGCATTTCTGCTCCGCTTTGTACTTTAGGCTACGCTGTCTTTATCGGTATCTTCGGCGCCAATAAAGCCGCCAGTTTGGTGTGCCCAGAGTTGAGCATAGACTCCGCCGTGAGCAACCAACTCTTTGTGGCTGCCTTGCTCGATGACTTCGCCTTTGTCGAGAACAATCAGGCGATCCATGGCGGCAATGGTTGATAGTCGGTGCGCGATCGCAATAACGGTTTTACCTTCCATCAGCTCATTTAAGCTCTCTTGAATCGCTGCCTCTACTTCTGAATCCAGCGCTGATGTCGCTTCATCAAGGATCAGAATCGGGGCGTTTTTCAACAGCACTCGTGAGATGGCAATACGCTGTCGTTGTCCACCAGAGAGCTTGACACCACGCTCACCAACTTGTGCATCGTAGCCCTCATTACCGAACGGGTCGGTCAAGGTTTCGATAAACTCATGAGCATGAGCCTGCTTGGTTGCAGCAAGTAGCTCTTCTTCAGTGGCATCGGGTTTACCATAGAGGATGTTGTCACGAATCGAGCGATGCAGCAGAGAGGTATCCTGTGTCACCATTCCGATTTTGCTGCGCAGTGAGTCTTGAGTGACTTTCGAGATGGATTGACCATCAATACGAATGTTGCCGCCCTCAACATCGTGAAAACGTAGCAATAGATTCACCAGTGTTGATTTACCTGCTCCTGAACGTCCCACTAAGCCGACTTTCTCGCCTGGTTTGATGTTGAGGTTCAAGTTACTGATTACCCCTTTGTTTTCACCATA belongs to Vibrio sp. 10N and includes:
- a CDS encoding anaerobic C4-dicarboxylate transporter, with product MFYVHMLLLLAVIFVGIRYGGIAFGLLGGLGVSILSFFFGIAPGTPPIGVMLIILAVVAASATLEATGGLKLLVQYAEKLLRKHPSKVVFLGPLCTYSLTVMVGTGHSVYPLLPVIYDVSIKRGIRPERPMAIATVASQMGITASPIAAAAAVVMATAATNHLDISLGQVLMVTIPATLTGVLIAATWSLKRGKDLNDDPEFLERMKDPQFKAQLIDTSEASTGDAGIKESQTAKRGLTVFLLGILTVICVAMFGKDLGLLPDGVKTSTALQFLMLSVGAIILLTTNVDPKKIVNTNVFIAGMSAVIIIFGIAWMSDTIIAYNKPYIISLVEDVVKSHPWTFAIAMYVSSVFLKSQAAVLTIMLPLGFALGIPAEVLIGVLPACYAYYFFPFYPSDLAAITFDRSGTTKIGKYILNHSFLIPGFIGVITATAIGYAISTGVLPIWLWAIAVAGLVFAVNSYMNRMSSETLKLA